DNA from Peromyscus eremicus unplaced genomic scaffold, PerEre_H2_v1 PerEre#2#chr22_unloc_1, whole genome shotgun sequence:
TTGCTGCAGACTCGGAGGGGACAGGGCAGCCTCCAACTGGCCATATAgcggaggctggccttgaactagcttACGTGGCTTAAGGTGACcatgaattcctgattctcctgctgccgccttcccagttctgggatggcaggtgggtttctgtgctgctgggggtggagcccagggcttcctgcatgccagaGGAGCACTGTAGTgactgagccccagccccagccctctgGAGATGGTGTATGTAGGAAGGATGTGAGCAGGTTCCGTGTAGACACCATACTTTTCTAGAAGGGCTCTGAGCTCATCTTCCAATTAGGAGAGGAGTCAGTCCACGACCACAGGGCTGGTGTTCAGCAATCCATCTCCAATCTGTCCTTAGAATGTCAGCTCCACGGGGATGGCAGCCGGTCAGAGTGGGAGCAAGCAGGCAGCTAGCGACCTTGGGCAGGGAGTTTCCCTCTCTGATGGATACAAAGTTTGTGGAAGATAACTGTGGCCGGTGTGGGTATGGTGCATAAAGGTCCTCCGGAAATGGCTGAGGAGAGAAAGATACAAAAATGGGAGGTGGGCCAAAGAGCATGCACACAAAGTGTGCGTGTgtcccagagagagacagagaggaggaggaaataagaaaggaaggcagagagaaaagaaagaaaggaaaagattaaaaggcttggggagatgactcagttgcttggtgtgcaagcatgaagatgtgagttcaagtcccaagCACCCATTTGAAAATACAAGTACAGGAATTCATGTCTGTAACGCTAGCTCTGGGGAGAACAGTGACAGGTGAAACCCTGGAGCTCGCTGGCAGGCCAGTCTAGCcatgtgagagaccctgtcttaataataaattaaataaataaataaataaataaataaagtggagagagatagaggaagacaccagacattGGCCTCCTAGGCGTGTGCatacacgggcacacacacacacacacacacacatacacacacacacacacacacacacacatacacacacacacacacacacacacacacacacacatacacacacacacacacacacacacagaggcatacactcacacacaggtgACATGGAGCAGAGGCCTGCTAGAGGTGAGGGAGGGGCCGTGTGAATACAGGTAGAGAAGGAATTCCAGGCACTGGTGCAAAGGTCCCAGAGCTGATGAAGAAGCATCCAGGAGGCCCGCGTGACTCTAGCAGAGGGAATGAGGAGAGGTGGAGGTCGAGGCAGGAGGGAACAGGGCAGGGCGAGTGGAACTTGTGGGCTACAGggtggggaggaagtggggaggggggagagggacagCTGGGACGGACTCAGCTCACGGGCGCCCTCTGGCTGCTGCAGGGAGCACAGACGTGAAAGGTCGCAGCCCGGTCTGGGCACTCCTGGGAGGAACAGAGATTTTTCAAGCTTATGGGGGATGGTTTTATTGAGCTTTTTGTAGGAGCCCTCTAGCTTCTGGATGAAGGTGTGGCGAAACTGAAACACTTactattaaatataataattgtTATAGCACGTAATAATCggcgctggagagatgacttaacCGTTGACAGCACTCTGCTCTAGCAGGGGACCCTGTTTGTCTCCCAGGACCCTGGTGACCCTTCAACCATCTTcaactctggcctctgagggcactgcactcatggtgcacagacaaacgtgcaggcaaaacattcacccACATAAAAAGTACGAATAagataagctgggcatggtggtgcacacgaGAGGCAGGgctagaggatctgagttcaaggccagcctggtctacagaggagttccaagacagccagggctacatagtgagaccctgtctgggggggggggggaggagaaattaagtaaattaaagaataaaataaaatttgaaaaataactatataattaaattaattacatCCTAATAATAATGATTGTTTGATAATAAAGTATCAACTACTATTTATGCCTATTAAGTGACTGTTGTTAATAATAAGTTTGCTGTGTTAGAATTACACAGTAGGGTTACTGCAGACAGTGACAATATACAGAATCTCAAGCAGCTGAGGGGAAAGACTTTAAATGTTTGTAggataaataaaacagtgatgtCTGTTTGAGGAAGTTGATACCTTTATCCTAATTCAAACATTGGACAGTATAGCCCTGCATTAAAATACAATGTGCCCCCCCACAAATGTGTATAAATTTTATGTCTTGGCTGAAAAATAGATCTGGAGCCTGGTGTGACAAAAGAGCCACCAGGAGGCCTGTGTGGCTGGGGCAGAGGGAGTGGGGGGCAcagaaggaggtagaggcaggagggaactGGGCCCGGTGAGCACTcccctggcatgcacaaagccctgggtctgCGGCCAGCACCATAGAAACTGGGTTTCCTGATATCTATCAACATCTCAGCACTCAGCggagcaggagggtcaggagttcagggGTATCCTTGGCTACACATGGGGTTTGAGACCctgttattaaataaagaaataatccaAGCCTGGCATGGCAGCCTATCCCAGTCATCAAAGCACTTAGCAGACAGACAGAGTCCATAAGCAGCCAGAGCCACATGATGAGAatctatataaaaaaataaggccgggcggtggtggtgcatgactttaatcccagcactgggaggcagaggcaggcggatctctgtgagttcaaggccagtctgggctacagagggagttccaggacagccagggctacacagagaaaccctgtctcaaaaaaccaaaaataaataaataaaataaacccaccTAAGAAAAACAGTTTGGGGGGTTAgtggtagagagatggctcagtggttaagagcactgctgtttTCCAAATGACCCaagggttcccagcacccacatcaggtggcccacaaccacctgtaactccagctctggggaatctgacaccttctgctGGTCTGCAGGGAAACATGTACTTTTGTGCGCATGCATAAGAAtagagctttgtttgtttgtttgtttgtttgtttgtttgtttgtttgaagtctcactatgtagccctggctgtcctagaactcgatatgtggaccagactggccttgaactcacagagctccacctgatctacctccccagtgctgagacgcacaccaccacacccagctaaaataacgctattaaaataaaaataagctgggcggtgggtggtggtgcacgcctttaatcccagcacttgggaggcagaggcaggcagatctttgtgagtttgaggccagcctggtctacggagctaattccaagataggctccaaagctacacagctatcaaaataataataataatgataataataataaataaaataaaacaaaaataaataaaataaaattaaccacCACAGTCCccaaaagtaaattcaataattaaATAACAATAATGTTAACGTTATTCTTCCAGCCTTTTCAGTGTCATTTAttaatttctgagacagggtctcatgtagcccaggctggcctcaactcactatgtagctgtggctaGGCTTGCATGCCTGATCCTCCTGCcgccacctcctgagtgctggaatgacagaTGAGGCTAGCACATCTGGCTTCTGCCCTGGTGAGGAGGGAACGCAggggaacccagggcctcatgggcAGGCCTCTACCCTCCGAGCCCGGCCGGGGACTCCTGTCATTTTCTTGTCTAATGATTCAGATGCTAGGGTTCAGCGCTGACGGTTTGGAGGGTCCACCCTTCCCCATGCCTGCGAATCCAAGCCTGTCTCTTCGCCAGGTCAATCCGGAGCCGGCAACAACTGGGCCAAGGGCCACTACACCGAGGGCGCGGAGTTGGTGGATGCGGTCCTGGACGTAGTGCGCAAAGAGGCGGAAAGCTGTGACTGCCTCCAGGGCTTCCAGCTGACCCACTCGCTGGGTGGTGGCACCGGCTCGGGCATGGGGACCCTGCTCATCAGCAAGATCCGGGAGGAGTTCCCAGACAGGATCATGAACACGTTCAGCGTGGTGCCATCGCCCAAGGTGTCTGACACGGTGGTGGAGCCCTACAACGCCACGCTGTCTGTGCACCAGCTGGTGGAGAACACGGATGAGACCTACTGCATCGACAACGAGGCCCTGTACGACATCTGCTTCCGCACGCTCAAGCTCACCACCCCCACCTACGGGGACCTCAACCACCTGGTGTCCGCCACCATGAGTGGGGTGACCACCTGCCTGCGCTTCCCGGGCCAGCTCAATGCGGATCTTCGCAAGCTGGCGGTGAACATGGTACCCTTCCCTCGTCTCCACTTCTTCATGCCGGGATTCGCACCCTTGACCAGCCGGGGCAGCCAGCAGTACCGGGCCCTCACCGTTCCTGAGCTGACTCAGCAGATGTTCGACGCTAAGAACATGATGGCCGCGTGTGACCCGCGACACGGCCGCTACCTGACCGTGGCCGCTGTCTTCCGGGGACGGATGTCCATGAAGGAGGTGGACGAGCAGATGCTAAGTGTGCAGAGCAAAAACAGCAGCTACTTCGTGGAGTGGATCCCCAACAACGTCAAAACAGCCGTGTGTGACATCCCGCCCCGGGGCCTGAAGATGGCAGCCACCTTCATCGGCAACAGCACGGCCATCCAGGAGCTGTTCAAGCGCATCTCGGAGCAGTTCACCGCCATGTTCCGGCGCAAGGCCTTCCTGCACTGGTACACGGGCGAAGGCATGGACGAGATGGAGTTCACCGAGGCCGAGAGCAACATGAACGACCTGGTGTCCGAGTACCAGCAGTACCAGGATGCCACGGCTGAGGAGGGCGAGTTCGAGGAGGAGGCGGAAGAGGAGGTGGCCTAGGCCTCCTCCTGCCCATCACCCTGACCCGGGGGGCACACCAGCAAAGCTTTGACCCTGAACACTCCACATCTGCCCGCAGCTGCCTCCCCACCTTGGACCCCGTGAGCCTCGTCATCGGCCCTGCTAGCACCGTCCAAGCCCAGAGCCCAGGTTGCTTCTACTTACTTCACCTTTAACCCCTGAACCccaccttctctccagccctcttctaaTACCCAtaagccccccacacacacactcttcatgTCCTTGGGTCTTAAAAATCATGTCTTTTATCCTACAGCCCCTCCCCTGCACTCCTGAACCATTCATTACCCACCTCTGACATCCCCAGATGTCCCTCTAGGACTTGACTTACATTTTACCCATGCCTCAAGCCCCCTTCGCCTCTCACCTTACCTTACCTTTGACCTCACAGCTCCCCACTCCCGACCCAGCCAGCACCCTCACTCTGGCTCCCGTAAGTCCCGGTGTGTTCCTGCCCTTGTGCCTTAGTTTAGCTGCTACCAGCTTGGCTTTACCAGGGAAGCgctggagggagagggaagagaggcctGTGGcctggggtgagagagagagctCCTCCCCgctgcccaccccaccctgctCTTTGctgaccgccccccccccatcaatAAAAGAGTCATTGCTTTGATATggctttctgttcattttattttcttctctgaggGCAGCCAGGGAGGGGAGTGGCCCACAGGGTGGGAAGAGGGCCACTGAAGACTGAatgaacagaaaaaataaaaagaacaggaaaggCCACGGCTGCTCCGAAGTGgcggaggagaaggtttattgtagatgtgtgggagagcatagtcagagtccagagtggacatgaccagactgagctgggtcatgtgaggagacaggaaggggaaggagaagggagagaggggagccaGGTGCTGCAGCCAGGGGGCCATAGGTCCAAAAGAAGGGTGTgtgaccaaaatgtctggattatacagGAAAGaggctctgggggaagggcagcccagcccctgtgctggcgagttcagggtagagggcagggtatgccagccatacatGCCTACCTATaataggtagggactgaggggtGCCGGGAGAACCTGAaggccaggtccactttgatatgttaactcggcacctcagccatttgtcctgggtttgaaacttaacaaagacCAGATCTTGGGTTGGTGGGGCACAGGGATTGCAGAGCCAAACAGACCAGGCTAGACCAGACCAACCCCAAGATACAGGATAAGTCCTTGCACACCAGGAACATGATGTCTACTCTCTGCTCTCGTTACTAAAGTTGGGACCACAGTCTGTACCCTAAGAAGTCAAATAGGATTTgttcagtgtggccacactgggaaggTGGGCCTGAGAGGGCCCTGGATTGGTCTCTCCTCCCAATGTGGCAATACATCTCTTTTTCtgcatttggtttggtttgggtttttagtgttcttgagtcagggtctcactatatatccctggctgtcctggaacttactatgtagcccaggctggccccaaattcactgagctctgcctgcctctgcctcctgagtgctgggattaaagatgtagcTAATTGGGTTGTTTTAATTGGTTTCTCACGGATAGGTAACCACGCTTGActtttctttaatcattttttctatatttttttaaataggatgttgattttatttgtaattatgtatatgggtttgtggaagccagaggcgtcacatcccctggaactggggttgtgAACCACCCATGTGAGTACAGAGAACCCACGTCTTGTGCAAGAGCAGTCcttactcttaactactgagccacacctccagtgTTCTAAACTTAACATCTTGGGGTACAGACAGAGACTCTTAAGTTTGGTAACACCCAGGCCTGTCTTCAGTCAGTTCTGTGACCTCTCTCAGTGAGGTGTAtgtatgagggtgtgtgtgtgtgtgtgtgtgtgtgtgtgtgtgtgtgtgtgtggtgtgtatggggCATGtatatgaggtgtgtgtgtatatataaggTATGTATAtgaggtatgtatgtgtgagaggtgcatgtgtgtatgatgggggtgtgcatttatgtgtatgtggtgtgtgtatgtgtgagaggtgcatgtgtgtatgatgggggtgtgcatttatgtgtatgtggtgtgtgtatgtgtacatgcgcATGCATCACCTTACCTGGGTCTGGACCTCTCTGCATCTCCATCAGGACTCCTGCATGACTCCAGCAATCACCCTCTGGGACTCTCTTTTGCCCTTCAGTGTAGCTGCCCCCCTGTAAATGAAACAACAGGAAATTACCTGGGTGGTCTTCACAGATTTTCAGGGGACTCAGAAAGAAAGGATCTGGGTGTGACCATGGGGATCTCCCAGcctggccctgctcctcacccACCCTGTCCCCACCTAGGCTAGGAAGCCAGAACTTCTGAGTTGCTCACAGCGGGTGGGGGCAGGGGCCTCCTTCGTCTGGAACGTCACCCTGTTAAACTTCCTCTCTCAGCCACACAGGAAGCTGAGCAGATCAGGGGCCCTGCCCCAAGCAAGCACAGGCTCCCCCAGCCCCAGGAGCCTGGGGGAAAGGGCCCAGCTGGGCCAGCCCTGCGGAGACCATGGGATCCACAGAGAAGTAAGAGCTGGCTTCCCTCTATGCTGCACTGCAAGATTGCCAGGCCTCAgatggggaaaaaacaaaacaaaacaaaaaaaaccgtggTAGCTGGGGCTTCGGCAGGGGAGGGCCCAGGAGGCACAGCCACCCACCCACAGGGGTGGACCCTCAGGCACCTGTTCAGGCCGTGCATCATTCCTCTTCGATTTTCCTGGCTCCAGATCTGTGTGATGAGGACCGGGATTTTAGGAGCGTGACGCCCCCATAAGGGCGGTGTTTTAGGGAGGTGGTTTCCGGAGGGGATAGGTGTGAGAGGGTATGGTGGGAGACCGTGTGTCAACCTTAGTGGGGGGCTCATGGGTGCCTTGTGTTCACATGACGACGAGGTGCTGGAGGAGCCCATGTCTGGGTGTAACGGGATGGGAAAGAGTGTCGGCCTCTGACAACTGAGGCCCCAGCATCTTCTTCAagatgcaggcaggcaggcaggcacagggaAGGGGAGGCTGCGGGGCTTACAGTTCAGTGCCAGTGCActttgctctcctttctctgctgtgGAGTGTGGACCTCCCTCACAAAATCTCCTTCAGAAACACAAGGACAAGCCTTAAAAATTctcagaggcacagagagaaaagagacaggaCACCCGGCACATACTTGAGCCTGCAGTTCTGCCCCGCAGATTTAAGGGACAGACGCCAGACAGAATCACAAGtgtgcatcatacacacacacacacacacacacacacacgtgcttttTACACTCAGACACACCATCACAGGCCAGGCACTGGtgtccctccccatctctcttgcTTCGttcctctctctatatatatatatagatagatagatagatagatagatagatagatagatagatagatagatatagatagatatagatatagatatatagatatagatagatatcctcagtctctctccctatcctttctcttaccctgctctctctgtctctgtctctagttctgtctttggagacagggtctcagtatgtagccctgattgacctggaactcatatatagaccaggcaggccttgaacccacagagatctgcctgggctTAAAGGTATGGCCACCATGCTggcttcctctctttttccttctcctctctacCTACCCCCCCCCATCCTTCAGCTGCATTCACTCTTAGCTCCACCCCTCAGGGTGCCCACACTGACACACCTAGTTACACACACATGTTCAGAACAgggaacacacacagaggcacagatgCGAGAATCAGAGCCCCTCCCTCCCGCTAAAGCCCCCCATGCCCACAGAAAACAACCCCCTGCTGTGTTTGACTGGTTCTTCGAAGCAGGTCGCCCCCACTCCTTGGAGGAGGGTAAGTTGAGAGGgctggggctggaaggatgggagggaggacttGAGGTCGGGAGGGAGGATGTGAGCTCAGCGGCTGCTCTCCCTGCAGATCCCCAGATCCTGCGGCAGTTCCCGCCGGACTTCCGGGAACAGGTATTCAGAAAGCATCTTTGTCACCCTAGGACTGGCCCAACAGAGGGGTGGGCCTTGAACCCTGAACTGAGGGGTGAGGCTGACATGAGCCCTGTGTTAATGCTCCTTCCCCTCTCCAGGAGGCCATGCAGATGGTGCCCAAGTTCTGTTTCCCTTTTGACGTAGAAAGGTATGGAAGGGACGGAGAGGTGGGGACTCCCAGGCTCTTGGGGACTCCAAGAAGGACCCTGACAACTAAAGAATTATAGGCACAGGGACCCAGAGACCCAAGAACTGAAGCCAGGTGGTCGGTCCCTCAGTGGGGACTCGGTGTCAGCATAAGTGTGTGTTCATGGGTGAGCGctggcatgtggaggtcagaggcaaatTCTATGTTGTTTCCCAGAAGCCGgccacagttttctttcttttttaaattttatttatttttatttattattattattattattattattattattattattattattattgagacagggtctctctacatagcccttgctgttctggaactcactatgtaaaccaggttgaccttgaactcagagatctgcctgcctcagcctctgggattaaaggtgtgtgactccacCGATGACGCTGACGCTGCCACCACCACGTggtcatctttctcttttttttaatgtgaaccatctcaccagccccacattggtttggtttggttttgtgtttaggtttctttcctgtatttttgcctgcatgcttgTCTGCgcgccacatgcatgcctggtgcccagggaggtcaaaagagggcatcagatcccccggaactggagttgagACATTGTCAGCCACCGTGTgggtctgggaaccaaactctgggaGAGCGGATGGCGCTCTAACCATcaggctgtctctccagcccctatacacCTTGTtcgacacagggtctctcactggcttggaggtCCTCAAGGAAGCTTGACAGGCTAGCCATCGGCTCCCAGGGCTTTCATGATTTACCTCCCTGGCTCCGGGGTTCCAAGTGTTCACCAGTAcaccagattttattttattctattctattattactctgtgcgtgtgtggtgggggtgtgtGGGATGCCTGCACCGCAGGAGTCCAAGGTCAAAGGATAACTCTGTGGaattgggtctctccttccaccacgtggctcCTCGccaccaggcttgcatggcaagcccCTTTTCCTGACAAGCCACCTCCCTGGCCtccagattttctttcttttcaaagatgGGCATAGGGACGAGAACTGAGGCCTTCAGTCTTACAGGGCACACATCTTAGTGATGGAGCTATGAGAACAGCCTCCAGGAGTTCCTGACTGGAGGGGACCCACAGAATACTGAGCTCAGACGTCAAGCGAACAAAGAAACCGTGCATTCACGGGCCATCTGCAGAGTGTgacaggagggctggagagcAAGGAAGTCAGGCAAGAAATGCCCAGTCTCCACCAGAGCCTTTCCCCCTGCAGGGAGCCGCCCAGCGCTGCTGTCCAGCATTTCACCTTCGCCCTCACTGACCTGCTGGGCAACCGCAGATTTGGCTTCTGCCGCCTGCGAGCCGGTGCGTGCAGTTGTCTCTGTATCCTCAGGTGGGTGACATGGGGACCTGAAACCGACACTAGGCCTCGTGACGGACACGGAAACCCACGACTGGTCAGAGTGCAGGGACCGTAGAGTGTCCAGCCCCAAACGGGATGTGTGTATCACCACCCTCCACACAAGGCTGAGGGACCATTTCGGAAGTGAGGGCGGAGAGACCATAAAGTCCAGAAGGACCAGAGTGAAACAGTGTCTCCTGGACATTACAGAACCCATGCTCACGAACGCACAGAGGCACGAGACCCGCAAGCCTTCAAGCCGCCAGCCCAGACCCCAGCATGGGGGCCAGGGCTGGTGAAGTCCTGGGGTAGAGAGCATTCTTCTCCTGGGAGGCTTGCAGTCTCCAGTGGATGGCTCTACGCCCGTGTACTTACAGAtaacactaagtggactcagggaggggttgttgttgttgttgttgttgttgttgttgttgttgttgttggagggaggggcaggggtttgagacagggtctcactatgcagccctggctggcctggaactcattatatagaccaggatggcctcaaactgccagagatcctcctgcctctgactcctgagagctgggattaaaggtgtatgccaccacacttggctgattgaataggtttttgtttttttttttttttttgggtttttcgagacagggtttctctgtgtagctttgcgcctttcctggcacttacttggtagtccaggctggcctcgaactcacagagatccgcctggctctgcctcctgagtgctgggattaaaggcgtgcgccaccaccgcccagcctagaaTAGGTTTTAAAGACAACATTGCATGAAATTGAAAGGGGAAGGTTGGGGGGGATACTAAAGGGGTGGAGATGGGGGTGGATTTGATGGGGGTGGATTTGATGGGGTGGATTTGATGGGAGTGGATTTGATGGGGGTAGATTTCATgcacacatgaaattctcaaacaataaatttGTAAAATTACAAGGTCCCTCAGGGGCACTTTCTAGACCCTGACCCCTCCccgccttctctctctctccagccaccttCCCTGGTTTGAAGTGTTCTACAAGATCCTCAATACTGTGGGGGACCTCCTAGCCCAGAAC
Protein-coding regions in this window:
- the Tubb4a gene encoding tubulin beta-4A chain; the protein is MREIVHLQAGQCGNQIGAKFWEVISDEHGIDPTGTYHGDSDLQLERINVYYNEATGGNYVPRAVLVDLEPGTMDSVRSGPFGQIFRPDNFVFGQSGAGNNWAKGHYTEGAELVDAVLDVVRKEAESCDCLQGFQLTHSLGGGTGSGMGTLLISKIREEFPDRIMNTFSVVPSPKVSDTVVEPYNATLSVHQLVENTDETYCIDNEALYDICFRTLKLTTPTYGDLNHLVSATMSGVTTCLRFPGQLNADLRKLAVNMVPFPRLHFFMPGFAPLTSRGSQQYRALTVPELTQQMFDAKNMMAACDPRHGRYLTVAAVFRGRMSMKEVDEQMLSVQSKNSSYFVEWIPNNVKTAVCDIPPRGLKMAATFIGNSTAIQELFKRISEQFTAMFRRKAFLHWYTGEGMDEMEFTEAESNMNDLVSEYQQYQDATAEEGEFEEEAEEEVA